The following coding sequences lie in one Rutidosis leptorrhynchoides isolate AG116_Rl617_1_P2 chromosome 6, CSIRO_AGI_Rlap_v1, whole genome shotgun sequence genomic window:
- the LOC139854016 gene encoding protein FAR1-RELATED SEQUENCE 6-like, which translates to MYIEPNVFEERWEKLMHDFSLKNDSWFKHMFDIRSTWIPAYFIDTEMFGLMRTTQDLRRLKQESLDAQTIKKNPKLLTQLKIEKHALKVYTHAIFTIVQKEIYEALYSCLLDKMDKEEETEMYVVKEEKEKTKEGSNEEKQFFHYKVLHNSKDESMVCTCRHYLRYGLLCRRCFWVLKNKNIEEIPEKYIMRRWRRDIIPPELRSRRNRHGNENIVVQDSVNEITSVVYDCVELVGSDENMLKVIFEKLKLLKKEVEAQVPKPSKKKDDIIGNMIGVSKPSTIEIQKPPIGNYKGCANDKRLMSGKEKAIKESKKRKFTCGKCGRDDHNQRTCDKKKKAKEQAETSEI; encoded by the exons ATGTATATCGAACCAAATGTTTTTGAAGAAAGATGGGAAAAGTTGATGCACGATTTCTCATTGAAAAATGATAGTTGGTTCAAACATATGTTTGATATTAGATCAACTTGGATACCAGCATATTTTATCGACACTGAAATGTTTGGTTTGATGCGAACTACTCAAGATCTGAGA AGGTTAAAGCAAGAATCTTTGGATGCACAGACAATCAAGAAAAATCCAAAATTGTTAACTCAGCTGAAAATTGAAAAGCATGCATTAAAGGTTTACACACATGCTATTTTTACAATCGTTCAAAAAGAGATTTATGAAGCATTGTATAGCTGTTTATTGGATAAAATGGACAAGGAGGAAGAAACGGAAATGTATGTTGTTAAAGAGGAAAAAGAGAAGACAAAAGAGGGTTCGAATGAAGAAAAACAGTTCTTCCATTACAAG gtaCTTCATAACAGCAAAGACGAATCAATGGTATGTACATGTAGACACTATCTACGATATGGTCTTCTGTGTAGACGCTGTTTTTGGGTTTTAAAGAACAAGAACATAGAAGAAATCCCTGAAAAATACATAATGAGACGTTGGAGAAGGGACATAATACCACCCGAGTTAAGATCAAGGAGAAATAGACATGGCAATGAAAACATAGTTGTACAAGATTCTGTTAATGAAATTACCTCAGTTGTTTATGATTGTGTGGAACTTGTAGGCAGTGATGAAAATATGCTAAAAGTGATTTTTGAAAAACTTAAATTGTTGAAGAAAGAAGTTGAAGCTCAAGTGCCAAAACCGTCAAAGAAGAAAGATGATATAATTGGAAACATGATTGGAGTTTCAAAGCCTAGTACAATAGAAATACAAAAACCACCTATTGGGAATTACAAAGGATGTGCAAATGATAAGCGTCTAATGAGCGGAAAAGAGAAAGCAATAAAGGAAAGCAAAAAGAGAAAGTTTACTTGTGGTAAATGTGGACGTGACGATCACAATCAGAGGACCTGTGACAAAAAAAAGAAAGCAAAAGAACAAGCAGAAACTTCAGAAATCTGA